One part of the Pseudoalteromonas piscicida genome encodes these proteins:
- a CDS encoding zinc ribbon domain-containing protein YjdM, whose translation MSLPACPKCNSEYVYQDQSQLICPECAYEWDPNATATEDDIQVKDANGTLLVDGDKVTVIKDLKIKGSSQVIKIGTKALVRRVLDKKDHELDCKVDGVGEMMVTAKFVKKANT comes from the coding sequence ATGTCTTTACCTGCTTGCCCCAAGTGCAATTCTGAATATGTTTATCAAGATCAAAGTCAACTAATATGCCCTGAATGTGCTTACGAATGGGACCCAAACGCGACTGCGACCGAGGACGACATTCAAGTAAAAGATGCCAATGGCACACTATTAGTGGATGGCGATAAAGTCACTGTGATTAAAGATTTAAAAATCAAAGGCAGCTCACAAGTCATTAAGATTGGTACTAAGGCCTTGGTAAGGCGCGTGCTCGATAAAAAAGATCATGAGCTTGACTGCAAGGTAGATGGCGTTGGTGAAATGATGGTTACGGCGAAGTTTGTGAAGAAAGCGAATACTTAA
- a CDS encoding cupredoxin domain-containing protein, which translates to MLRTKVSSLSFALGLPLATCSFALWAEESYTIILKNHLFTPAQVEVPANRKVKLIIENQDPQVEEFDSFDLNREKVLFPNRKSVIYIGPLAPGEYSFFGEFSPNTAQGIVIVKEPTNAS; encoded by the coding sequence ATGCTAAGGACTAAGGTCTCTTCGCTGTCTTTCGCGCTTGGTTTGCCTTTGGCGACCTGTAGTTTCGCCTTGTGGGCGGAAGAAAGTTATACCATTATTCTTAAAAATCATTTATTTACTCCAGCACAAGTTGAGGTGCCTGCAAATCGTAAAGTAAAGCTCATCATCGAAAATCAAGACCCTCAGGTTGAAGAGTTTGACAGTTTTGATCTTAATCGTGAAAAAGTGCTTTTTCCGAACCGTAAAAGTGTGATTTATATCGGCCCGCTAGCACCTGGTGAATATAGCTTTTTTGGTGAGTTTTCACCAAATACAGCACAAGGTATCGTTATCGTGAAGGAGCCAACAAATGCTTCTTAA
- a CDS encoding cold-shock protein — translation MSNTLTGTVKWFNESKGFGFIAQENGPDVFAHFSAITGDGFRTLAEGDRVEFTVTDGQKGPQAEKIVKL, via the coding sequence ATGTCTAACACTCTTACAGGTACCGTTAAGTGGTTTAACGAGTCTAAAGGTTTTGGTTTCATCGCTCAAGAAAATGGCCCTGACGTGTTCGCACACTTCAGCGCAATTACAGGTGACGGTTTCCGTACCCTAGCTGAAGGCGACAGAGTAGAGTTCACAGTTACTGACGGCCAGAAAGGTCCTCAAGCTGAGAAAATCGTTAAGCTTTAA
- a CDS encoding ATP-binding protein codes for MTLILVSALVLTASMALLRGYHSSMAMAQAQLDSHLESIATLVNTQVTATTLPSGASNNAFYFLVLEHNQVVAGSELLAKYKNKLNYDAGFSTQNVGATRLRTFSEAFGERQILVAEPVQKRFALAEGMIVSAMTPLVVIMPFLAVFIAWIIYTALKPLRDLSKELRRRNPKDFTQLAVQSDKAEVAIVIATLNDLFQKVEVAYLKERYFASDAAHELKTPIASLKIHLHNLTHDTKHPSATAMSKGLEQLNHVVEQMLTLARTEPELWHKQFAQQDLVALTQDLIANCYPRIEQKSQNISLEASEATIEGCEFTLTTLFSNLIGNAIKYTPIEGDIEVKIQQHAQRVVWQIDDSGCGMSDAEIERIFDRFYRVGGDKHPSGEKGAGLGMAIVNHIIAIYHADISFARSHLGGLRVCVNLPRGLDAKD; via the coding sequence ATTAGACAGCCATTTAGAGTCCATCGCAACACTCGTAAATACTCAAGTTACTGCGACTACCCTGCCCAGTGGTGCGAGTAATAACGCATTTTACTTTTTAGTCCTTGAGCACAATCAAGTTGTTGCGGGCAGTGAGCTACTTGCTAAGTACAAGAACAAGCTTAATTATGATGCTGGGTTTAGCACTCAAAATGTGGGGGCGACTAGACTCAGAACCTTCAGCGAAGCGTTCGGTGAAAGGCAAATACTGGTAGCAGAGCCGGTACAAAAGCGTTTTGCCCTTGCTGAAGGCATGATTGTATCTGCAATGACGCCGCTGGTGGTGATCATGCCGTTTCTTGCGGTGTTTATTGCATGGATTATTTATACGGCGTTAAAGCCTTTACGAGATCTTTCTAAAGAGCTTAGACGGCGTAACCCCAAAGACTTTACTCAGCTGGCAGTGCAAAGCGACAAAGCGGAAGTCGCAATCGTTATCGCGACGCTAAATGACCTCTTTCAAAAAGTTGAAGTCGCATATCTTAAAGAGCGTTATTTTGCTTCCGATGCCGCGCATGAGTTAAAAACGCCGATCGCAAGCTTAAAAATCCATCTGCATAATTTAACGCACGATACTAAGCATCCCAGTGCCACTGCTATGTCAAAAGGGCTTGAGCAGCTAAACCATGTGGTTGAACAAATGCTGACGTTAGCGCGTACAGAGCCGGAACTGTGGCATAAGCAATTTGCGCAGCAAGACCTAGTGGCATTAACTCAAGACTTGATTGCTAACTGTTACCCGAGAATCGAACAAAAATCACAAAATATCAGCTTAGAAGCATCAGAAGCGACCATAGAGGGCTGTGAGTTCACATTAACCACACTCTTTTCTAATTTAATTGGTAATGCGATTAAATACACGCCAATTGAAGGTGACATAGAAGTAAAAATTCAGCAGCATGCGCAGCGGGTTGTATGGCAAATCGATGATTCGGGTTGTGGTATGTCCGATGCGGAAATAGAGCGAATTTTTGACAGATTTTATCGCGTTGGTGGAGATAAACACCCTTCAGGGGAAAAAGGGGCAGGTTTAGGAATGGCGATAGTCAATCATATAATTGCAATTTATCACGCAGATATCTCTTTTGCTCGCAGTCATTTAGGTGGGCTTAGAGTTTGTGTAAATTTACCGAGGGGGCTGGATGCTAAGGACTAA
- a CDS encoding alpha/beta fold hydrolase translates to MYRTLTLLGLLFVNSAYAQIALERDIQEHIVVANKVSLQVYHVAGNEPAVVFESGSAAPAIYWTPVMMGLAQQIPNALVAYNREGYGKSELSRRAYSVDTDNRNLREVLRTLDIRPPFIYVGHSYAYYVMQNYITYYPEQVAALLYVDPVTVYFIDKTHALAQDKLLKPLSTLPENTFGEALRRETQALSETVASIRAHQAPEHIPCRVIVAQRPFDPTQRDVKAWREGQEALASHCDSELIIAKGSDHTVPMNAPQVVVEQVVQLIRELESKKPL, encoded by the coding sequence ATGTATCGCACGCTAACTTTATTGGGGTTGTTGTTCGTTAATAGTGCTTATGCACAGATTGCACTTGAACGCGATATTCAAGAGCACATCGTGGTTGCGAACAAAGTATCTTTGCAGGTTTATCATGTTGCGGGCAATGAACCTGCCGTTGTTTTTGAAAGTGGTTCTGCAGCGCCTGCAATTTATTGGACACCAGTAATGATGGGTCTCGCGCAGCAAATACCCAATGCATTGGTGGCCTATAACCGTGAAGGTTATGGCAAAAGCGAGCTTAGCCGCAGAGCCTATAGTGTTGATACGGATAATCGTAATCTTCGTGAAGTGTTGAGAACGCTTGATATTCGGCCGCCGTTTATCTATGTCGGTCATTCGTACGCATACTATGTAATGCAAAACTACATCACCTATTATCCTGAGCAAGTTGCAGCCCTGTTGTATGTTGACCCTGTGACGGTTTACTTCATCGATAAAACCCATGCCTTAGCGCAGGATAAGCTACTTAAACCCTTGAGTACTCTGCCAGAAAATACCTTCGGTGAAGCTCTGCGCCGGGAAACTCAAGCGCTAAGCGAAACTGTTGCGAGTATTCGGGCGCACCAAGCACCTGAGCATATTCCGTGTCGTGTTATCGTTGCCCAAAGACCATTTGATCCAACTCAACGCGATGTTAAAGCATGGCGAGAAGGACAAGAAGCGTTGGCGTCACATTGTGATTCTGAGCTAATTATTGCCAAGGGAAGCGACCACACCGTACCTATGAATGCCCCGCAAGTGGTCGTCGAGCAAGTGGTGCAATTAATTCGGGAATTAGAGTCAAAAAAGCCTCTCTAG
- a CDS encoding DUF4879 domain-containing protein yields MSSAEIMPMAPAQGITYFELGIVRSQLGGDQTISQSQLSTGTNHGGSYLFIYAWQFGYGNPNNAVMNGISKSTGLSEARCGNDLHRCSVGETVTGWLYGWDFSGQESGQVKVSSNSTASPFGTSSDSLYIN; encoded by the coding sequence ATGAGTAGTGCTGAGATCATGCCAATGGCACCGGCTCAAGGGATCACGTATTTTGAGCTGGGTATCGTACGTTCGCAATTAGGCGGCGATCAGACTATTTCACAAAGTCAACTTTCTACAGGAACTAATCACGGTGGCAGCTATCTATTTATCTACGCTTGGCAGTTTGGTTATGGCAATCCGAATAATGCGGTGATGAATGGGATCTCTAAATCAACTGGATTGAGTGAAGCTCGGTGTGGCAACGATTTACACCGTTGTTCGGTTGGGGAAACTGTCACGGGTTGGTTGTATGGTTGGGACTTCTCAGGTCAAGAGTCTGGTCAAGTCAAAGTTTCTTCAAATTCAACAGCTTCGCCATTTGGTACGTCAAGCGACTCGCTTTATATTAATTAG
- a CDS encoding AAA family ATPase: protein MKRIDLNIVNHNSLAKVFIGENGGGKSTVLRQLADYYISNGQLVLGISNCLHDKFDINSRKFKSLSVKQGELAYNKVIVDALSKIESNKVRFVLGRALDYCGYIDEIGIRLPERKDINSNEIYWIPINNDYPSLGHNNRSNIIVSLLNRGGIDCNLDIFLKNKNGEVVPFKMISSGQANKIATLTYIASNMTHGLIVVVDEPENSLHPKWQREYIDSIFDVFYGEYFKLLVATHSPLIIGSNCDVYEVSNFKIACKQDENQNIEERLWSLFDVVTPENDFLSRYLIGILDSYRSGELSRPSASYQLDRISKSCIDDRQIRIINDVRNIIIGYHEEF, encoded by the coding sequence TTGAAAAGAATAGATTTGAATATTGTTAACCATAATTCTCTGGCGAAAGTGTTTATTGGTGAGAACGGTGGTGGAAAAAGCACTGTTCTTAGGCAATTAGCTGATTACTATATTAGTAATGGGCAACTAGTTCTAGGTATATCGAACTGCTTACATGATAAATTTGACATTAACTCACGAAAATTCAAGAGTCTATCGGTTAAGCAAGGGGAGTTGGCTTACAATAAAGTTATAGTTGATGCTTTAAGTAAAATAGAGAGTAACAAAGTAAGGTTTGTTTTAGGAAGGGCCTTAGATTATTGTGGATATATTGATGAAATTGGAATCAGACTACCTGAAAGAAAGGATATAAATTCAAACGAAATTTATTGGATTCCAATCAATAATGATTACCCAAGTCTTGGTCATAATAATAGGTCAAATATTATAGTCTCACTCCTTAATAGGGGTGGAATTGATTGTAATTTAGATATTTTTTTGAAAAATAAAAATGGAGAAGTTGTTCCGTTTAAAATGATTAGCTCTGGTCAAGCGAATAAAATAGCTACACTGACTTATATTGCATCAAATATGACGCATGGATTAATTGTAGTTGTTGATGAGCCGGAAAATAGCCTGCACCCTAAATGGCAAAGAGAGTATATAGATAGTATATTTGATGTTTTCTATGGGGAATATTTCAAACTCTTGGTGGCAACACACTCTCCATTAATTATTGGTTCAAACTGCGATGTGTATGAAGTTTCTAATTTCAAAATAGCTTGTAAACAAGATGAAAACCAAAATATTGAAGAGAGGTTGTGGTCATTATTTGATGTTGTCACCCCAGAAAATGATTTTTTGTCTCGTTATTTAATCGGCATTCTCGACTCATATAGAAGTGGTGAATTGTCAAGGCCTTCAGCTAGTTATCAGCTTGATAGAATTTCTAA